From one Lolium rigidum isolate FL_2022 chromosome 4, APGP_CSIRO_Lrig_0.1, whole genome shotgun sequence genomic stretch:
- the LOC124708866 gene encoding stress-response A/B barrel domain-containing protein HS1-like produces MAAAAGSSDGVVKHLLLARFKEEVTPERLDGLIRRYAALVDAVPSMKAFHWGTDVSIENMHQGFTHVFESTFESTEGVKEYIEHPAHVEYANELLPLMEKVLVIDYKPAAGKA; encoded by the exons ATGGCTGCGGCGGCCGGGAGCAGCGACGGCGTGGTGAAGCACCTTCTTCTCGCGCGGTTCAAGGAGGAGGTGACGCCGGAGCGGCTGGACGGGCTCATCCGCCGATACGCCGCGCtcgtcgacgccgtcccctccatGAAGGCCTTCCACTG GGGAACCGATGTGAGCATAGAGAACATGCATCAGGGATTCACCCACGTCTTCGAGTCCACTTTTGAAAGTACAGAGGGAGTCAAGGAGTACATTGAACACCCTGCACATGTAGAGTATGCAAATGAACTCTTGCCTTTAATGGAGAAAGTCCTCGTAATTGACTACAAGCCAGCAGCTGGCAAAGCATAG
- the LOC124708111 gene encoding transcription factor MYB59-like, which produces MCNNSSAGGAMATTRKGPWTEQEDAQLVWFVRLLGERRWDFLAQVSGLRRTGKSCRLRWVNYLHPGLKRGRITAEEERLILNLHAQWGSRWSRIARKLPGRTDNEIKNYWRTHIRKMAQEEKTKKKGTAASSPSSSSTSATICSASATATTSSSVTTTTDVLQESTSMVQDETDEEASTSASASEKKAVLYCTTVEMDQLWNEIAAAEVYPDMMMSWGGSGHVAVAAAVEPTPSSPVWESCADYSLWRIDDQEYYNTIYQDALN; this is translated from the exons ATGTGCAACAACAGCAGCGCCGGCGGGGCTATGGCGACAACCCGGAAGGGGCCGTGGACGGAGCAGGAGGACGCCCAACTGGTATGGTTCGTGCGCTTGCTCGGCGAACGCCGTTGGGATTTCTTAGCTCAGGTCTCAG GTCTCCGGCGCACCGGCAAGAGCTGCCGCCTCCGGTGGGTGAACTACCTGCATCCGGGCCTCAAGCGCGGCCGCATCACCGCAGAAGAGGAGCGCCTCATCCTCAACCTCCACGCCCAGTGGGGCTCGCGGTGGTCGCGCATCGCCAGGAAGCTCCCCGGACGCACTGACAACGAGATCAAGAACTACTGGCGGACACACATAAGGAAGATGGCCCAGGAGGAGAAGACCAAGAAGAAGGGTACAGCCGCCTCCTCTCCGTCCTCCTCGTCCACGTCCGCGACGATCTGCTCGGCCTCCGCTACGGCCACGACGTCGTCCTCGGTGACGACCACCACTGACGTGCTGCAGGAAAGTACCAGCATGGTCCAAGACGAGACCGACGAGGAGGCCAGCACGTCGGCGTCGGCGAGCGAGAAGAAGGCGGTGCTGTACTGCACCACCGTGGAGATGGATCAGCTGTGGAACGAGATCGCGGCAGCGGAGGTCTACCCCGATATGATGATGAGCTGGGGCGGTTCGGGCCACGTCGCCGTTGCTGCCGCTGTGGAGCCGACGCCGTCGTCGCCGGTGTGGGAGTCCTGCGCGGATTACTCGCTGTGGAGGATCGACGATCAGGAGTACTACAACACCATCTATCAAGACGCTCTGAATTGA